In Brachyhypopomus gauderio isolate BG-103 chromosome 18, BGAUD_0.2, whole genome shotgun sequence, the sequence GAGAGAGAGGGCTGTGGTGGGCACCATCAAAGTCAAAAACATCTCGTTTGAGAAGTCCGTTAAAGTGCGTGTTACATTTGACACATGGAAGAGCTACACAGATGTTGACTGCCAATATGTTAATGACACTTACTCAGGTTCCGACTGGGACACCTTCTCACTGGAGGTGGATTTACCGGAAAACACGCGGCCTCATGAACGAGTCGAGTTTGCAGTCTGTTATATGGTGAATGGTGTCACGTACTGGGACAATAACCTAGGGCACAATTACAGAATTGTCCACTCTGCACTGAAAAAGGGCTCGGATGACTTGTGTGGTGGCCATCGGCTCTATGGCAACAATGACTGGGATGTTTACTTTGACAGGTATGGCAGCCCCAGGTGTTCTCATGGAATTTTCCCAGAGTGGCCAAGCTATGCTGGGTATGAGGATCTGGGGCCATATTACTGATGATTCATATTTAGTAAAAGGTTAAGTCTGTTTAGGCAACAAAGCACGAGGTTCTCATTTATAGTAGCAGTTATAATTAACATAAAGAGAACCACAATGTCTTGTcctgtttttcatttttgtaaCCTTGagaaattaaatgaaattataTAAAAGCAAATGCTTACTCAAAAAAGCAGTAGAATAGAAGTTACATTTAGATTGTTAAGACAATAAAACACCAATATACAACTATCTCGTAAATTATAATTTGTCACGAAAATGTAAGAAAACTTGTGAACTAAGTGATGTGAACTGTGGAATATTTTAAAGTCTGAATATATCGGTCTTCTCCGAGATGTGCAATGGAGTGTGGAATGGCTTTGCTCTTTCTCTGCTGCTGACTTTAATGAATGTTCTGAGCATTACCAGTGACTGTTAAATCAATAGATTCAATGGAACACATGGTAATGGGCGAATAGGCTTTCATAGGCCAATTATTTAATATTTCATTTCCCATACCAAGTTTGCTTCTAAGCTGGAGGCGAAATATCCCGAACTTCTCCCTTTATATGTCCAGAGTTGTA encodes:
- the ppp1r3b gene encoding protein phosphatase 1 regulatory subunit 3B isoform X2 translates to MPVELAMPLLMPNGDFQNRKIQKFKRRLRPCLHLRQASLSSFNSSLQWSEPDGANQPPGVCDKTKKRVSFADHKGLELTTVKIFSEFDDPIDVPLSIQELFTSVLTVSEEESQLVLDFAQPSADYLRFRQRLEENFVSLEHCMLRERAVVGTIKVKNISFEKSVKVRVTFDTWKSYTDVDCQYVNDTYSGSDWDTFSLEVDLPENTRPHERVEFAVCYMVNGVTYWDNNLGHNYRIVHSALKKGSDDLCGGHRLYGNNDWDVYFDRYGSPRCSHGIFPEWPSYAGYEDLGPYY